The Vicia villosa cultivar HV-30 ecotype Madison, WI linkage group LG1, Vvil1.0, whole genome shotgun sequence genome includes a region encoding these proteins:
- the LOC131661804 gene encoding uncharacterized protein LOC131661804 yields the protein MARPVAKICDINDSKELWKVFVRVHHKWKVLSNNREHFEMIFMDKAGGDIHVVVPAAHVSLFDDKSALDHTYFVSNFKVPPNLLAFRPSSHKFLVNIGYSQTASGAKKQQLNMVLRDPRNDTINCTLWESYVEQFLKFNQEHGDDSVPTFLML from the exons ATGGCCAGACCGGTGGCGAAAATCTGCGACATCAACGATAGCAAAGAGCTGTGGAAGGTTTTTGTTCGAGTGCATCACAAATGGAAGGTTCTCTCTAACAATAGGGAACATTTTGAGATGATCTTTATGGACAAGGCA GGTGGGGACATACATGTTGTTGTCCCTGCAGCACATGTGTCACTATTTGATGATAAATCGGCATTGGACCATACATACTTCGTATCAAATTTTAAGGTTCCGCCTAATCTGTTGGCTTTCAGACCTTCCTCGCATAAGTTTTTGGTTAA TATTGGTTATTCACAGACCGCATCAGGTGCCAAAAAGCAGCAGCTTAACATGGTGCTGAGGGACCCAag AAACGACACTATCAACTGTACACTTTGGGAATCATATGTTGAGCAGTTTTTGAAGTTCAACCAGGAACATGGGGATGATTCGGTTCCTACTTTTCTGATGCTTTGA